Proteins encoded in a region of the Clostridiisalibacter paucivorans DSM 22131 genome:
- a CDS encoding efflux RND transporter periplasmic adaptor subunit, whose protein sequence is MSQRIIMIVLILVIVLGGGMYAYKQLMPEDTEETQGPVYATKEVVKGDITVGVETTGRLNPTYGGGIRVPGERNYGGPSITYGIDEVLVEEGDEVKEGQIVAILKSDDLEIQIEEIEEKLESKRKLLSNMTGVSEDKVDGINPSDGIIINAPIGGTINNLEVEEGDKLEQGSAVARIVDDSKFKIRAKLTPAEIERVEKGQKVILDFVEFDGFNQGTITNVNENPVPDKQEDGSVEGFIYWVTIEGENPGLVQPGMEVRIGQSANGDTQAVNFFSKTSTVEEFIKEERVISRAEAIITEVFVHNMDTIEEGDPIISMAGSDTQETMEEYLEEIRELKSDLKKLKAKMDQMEVTAPMDGVISYFDLQKGDTTSPGRWIGDIFNTKEMMMSVEVDDIDIINVKQDAPVKITVDAVPGETFEGTVVHVSTRGEDVNGITKFMVEIEIKGGPSLRPGMQAKGYIDAGSAEDVLLAPVEAIFEEDGKPMVEVLGQNDKVKLVPIKLGLMNDRYAEVKSGLNEGDLVITGSSADILPSQHLKSKDPILPDKKDGDKDKDDDSENSDDSENNN, encoded by the coding sequence TTGATTTTAGTTATTGTCTTAGGTGGAGGGATGTATGCATATAAACAGTTAATGCCTGAAGATACTGAAGAAACTCAAGGTCCAGTATATGCTACAAAAGAAGTAGTGAAGGGTGATATTACTGTTGGTGTAGAAACCACAGGTCGTCTTAATCCTACTTATGGTGGTGGTATCAGAGTTCCAGGAGAGAGAAATTATGGAGGGCCTTCTATAACATATGGTATTGATGAAGTGCTTGTTGAAGAAGGAGATGAAGTAAAAGAGGGACAGATAGTAGCCATTCTGAAGTCTGATGATTTAGAGATTCAGATAGAAGAAATAGAAGAAAAGTTAGAGTCAAAAAGAAAATTATTGTCAAATATGACGGGTGTATCAGAAGATAAGGTAGATGGTATAAATCCCTCTGATGGTATAATAATTAATGCTCCTATTGGTGGAACTATCAACAATCTTGAAGTTGAAGAGGGAGATAAATTGGAACAGGGTTCAGCTGTTGCCAGAATAGTAGATGACTCAAAATTTAAAATAAGGGCTAAGCTTACTCCAGCGGAAATAGAGAGGGTAGAAAAAGGTCAAAAGGTAATACTTGATTTTGTAGAATTTGATGGGTTTAACCAAGGTACTATTACTAATGTAAATGAAAATCCAGTACCTGATAAACAAGAAGATGGTTCTGTTGAGGGTTTTATATATTGGGTAACTATTGAAGGAGAAAATCCAGGACTTGTACAGCCGGGAATGGAAGTCAGGATAGGTCAATCAGCAAATGGAGATACCCAAGCTGTTAACTTTTTTTCTAAGACTTCTACTGTTGAAGAGTTTATAAAAGAAGAAAGGGTTATAAGTAGAGCGGAAGCCATAATTACAGAAGTTTTTGTACACAACATGGATACGATAGAAGAAGGAGATCCTATAATTTCTATGGCAGGGTCTGATACTCAAGAAACTATGGAAGAATACTTAGAAGAGATTAGAGAGTTAAAATCTGATTTGAAAAAGCTTAAAGCTAAAATGGATCAGATGGAAGTAACAGCTCCAATGGATGGAGTTATATCATATTTTGACTTACAAAAAGGAGATACTACAAGTCCTGGAAGATGGATAGGTGACATATTTAATACTAAAGAGATGATGATGTCGGTTGAAGTAGACGATATAGATATTATAAATGTAAAGCAAGATGCCCCAGTTAAGATTACTGTTGATGCAGTACCTGGAGAGACATTTGAAGGTACAGTTGTGCATGTATCTACTAGAGGAGAAGATGTTAATGGCATAACTAAATTTATGGTAGAGATAGAAATAAAGGGAGGACCTAGTTTAAGACCAGGTATGCAAGCTAAAGGATATATAGATGCTGGAAGTGCGGAAGATGTACTCTTAGCTCCAGTTGAAGCTATATTTGAAGAAGACGGTAAGCCTATGGTTGAAGTGTTGGGACAAAATGATAAAGTAAAATTAGTTCCTATAAAATTAGGTTTGATGAATGATAGATATGCTGAAGTAAAAAGTGGGCTTAATGAGGGAGATTTAGTAATCACTGGAAGCAGTGCAGATATATTACCAAGTCAGCACTTAAAGTCAAAGGATCCTATACTC